A window of Bos mutus isolate GX-2022 chromosome 3, NWIPB_WYAK_1.1, whole genome shotgun sequence genomic DNA:
TTCATTTTAGAGACATGGTAAACCTCTCCAAGTTTATACTGATCTGTAGTCAATTCTCTTTGTGTTCTTATGTTAGTCAACCAGTTGCTTTTGTTCAAATCaaacttctccatttcttccacatgAGAATCATGAAAAATTTGGTCAAATGCTTTGTTAAACGCAAAGCCTTTTGCCTCTGTGATCTTGCCCTCATTTAGTGGAGTGCTATAGAATATGGGAGGGGCTGTTTGCTGTGGAATTTCTTCAGCAGGTCAACTAAAAGACATTTGTAcgtgtcttttctcattttatgagAACAGGCTAAGCATTAGGAAGGAGTGTTTTCTAAGTATCTGATGGGTGTGTAAAAATACAAAGCAGTGGTTGTCTTTTGACAGCAAGAACTCAAGGAGGAGGATTGGGAGTGACCGGAGCGACATGGCACACTGGTTTTCAACATAGCCCAGTGTTTCGCTGTTCATCATCTGCTACACACAGAGCTTTAGTTGCCCACTCTTTGGCACAGTCACCCCTGAATGAAGCAAGGGTCACTCCTGGGGATCCATTGTTATATCTTGCCATTCTTCTCAGTATCATCAGTCACTTTTGAAGGTATGGGACAGGCAGGTCTGGGATAGGAGTCCAGAGCACTGACCCAGGTACAGATGAAGGAGGTTCAGCTGGCCAACAGATTTGTCTCTGTGATGGGCACAGCATTAACAACCAGCCCCCTTGGCAGGAGAAGAGAACAAACCTTGGATGGAAGAGAACAAACCTTGTGGGAAATCTCAGTGATGCAGAGTCTGGGTGGCAGGAGGTGGGGTGAGAGAAGGCTCAGAAGCAGAGAGAGGCAAGCACTCACATCAGGGAGGTCTTAAAAGGCAGGCAGTTAAGCCCCAGGAGCTTGGCAAGAATGAGTCAGGATCCAGGCCCCAGAAACCAAGTGTGGTACCTACAGTTTATAAACCAGGAAGAGAAATCAAAGCAGAGACCTAGAAACAAGACTTAGGGCACAAGGGCTAGGAACTGGGAAGCAAATAAGAGATTGGTCATTAGAGTTAGAAACCACACTAGGGGTGATCTAACCAATGGTGTGAGTTGTTGCCAAACATGATCCAGTGTTGCATTCAGGAATCTCTTGATTCAGGTTCCCATTAACCCAAGGTATGGAAGGTGGCATTGAGCATGCAGTTGGACCTAATGATACTACAGAGCAGGTATTGGATCTCAAGGTTTTTTGGAAACAAAACTCATGTATCTCCCACTGCACTTAATCCAAGAGACTAAGATAGAGACATGCTTTAACTCTGGGAGATGTGATCCATGTGTTCACTATACTAGAGGTTCCTTGAGCAGAAACTGGTGTCTATCAGGGCCTGTTtgcatgtgcttagtcatgtctgactctttgtgacccatggactgtagccctccaggttcctctgcccatgggattctccaggcaagaaatactggagtgggttgccatttctttctccaggggatcttcctgatccagggatcaaaccctcatctctttcatctcctgaattggcagatggattctttatgactTGCACTCTGTGGGAAGCCCGTCAGGGCCTGGCCTATGCTCAatgaaatattcattgaatacaaaaaggaagacaaagagaGATGAACAAATGGAGACACAGCCtctgctgggtagagtattccttcaggctttcccaggtttcagtgaaatatttttactCTAAACATTCTATACCACTTATTGTTTTTGTTCCATGATACCAAACAACTTACTGATACAAGTTACACTTTCCTGGTGTTCATACTAGAAATGAAGCAAATTAAACCACTAGTCATTGTTATTTCCCAGtggcatttattttattgacatcTGATTAGTCCCTCCATTGTGTGTGGATTAAGTGAGCAGTCTGAATCTCTAAGAAGACAGGTGTATTGGATACACTGATAACAAAATTTCTGTCCCTATGATGGAGGGTCACACTCTGAAATATGGGACCTACTCAAGGTTTGAGAACCTTGGtagcagaaaagaaaactggTGGATCATGCAAACATTTGcttatatacttattttatttatccttcatattattattgtgtttttaaaaaattgacaattAGGTGTCCAGAACTGCATTCATTATATTTCTTAGGTTTATGATACCTCTCATGACAGTGTCACCATTGGCTCATATATTGGCTCAAACATTATTGACTCAttcaaaaattcagatttttgtcTTCTCTTGAGAAACTGAAGAATCCTCCAAAGTATTGGTTCTATTTCGCTGCAAGGCAAACATTAGTGGCACTAATGTTTGGCACTCAGAGTGCTGTCCCTGTTAATACTGATCTTTGATGTCTCCCAGCTGAGAGACTTCATGTTACCTGAAGTGTATCACTGGGCTTGCATTGTTATTCTTTTttgtaaacttttcattttatactggagtatagctgattaacaatgttgtgatagtttcaggtgcatagtaaagggactcagccatacatatcatGTATCCACTGTCCCCTAAATGCCCTTCCTGTctaggctgtcacataacattgagcagagttccctgtgctatacagtaggagcaCTGTTATTCTTCTAATCAATTGGAGTGTGAGCTATTCTATTGTGTCCActtcaccaatttacattaccTGCCTGTCAGCACTTGAGTTTGAGAACCCTGATCTGGGGGCAAACTCTTGTCGCTTCTCTAATAACTGCTATCTTTCACTgagcccttgttgttgttcagttgctctgttgtgtctgactctttgtgaccccatggactgcaggacaccaagcttcactgtccttcactatgtcccggagtttgctcaaacttacgtccattgagtaggtgataccatccaaccatctcatcttctttcaccctcttctcctcctgccctcaactttcccagcattagggtcttttccaatgagtaggatctttgcatcaggtggcaaaagtattggagcttcagcttcagcatcagtccttccagtgaatattcagggttgatttcctttaggattgactggtttggtctccttgcagcccaagggactctcaagagtcttctccagcaccacaattcaaagcacTGAACTAAGTTTTTCACATGCTATGTCTTTAATCAGTATAAAATGCTATGAGGTAAGTTCAagtgttatctccattttacaagtgTAGAAACTAAAGCTCAAAGAGCTAAGTAACTGGTCCCAGATGCTAAAACTAATTTTTGACACTGGGATTCAAACTTTGCCCTTCCTGAGTCCATAGTTCGGAATTTTTAGCTTTACATTACACAATTTTCCTAACCACTAATATAACAACAGAATCACTGCTGCCCTTCAGTGTTTCTTCCTTGTACTCAGTCCATGTGGGTCTGAATTCCAGGAAGAGGGgctgaacatggccctgccctCACTAGGGCCAGTCACGGATACCTCCTCTGTGCCAGTGTCAGAGGGAGTTGTTGCTTTGTTGGATCTCAGAGCTATGGCTCTTCTGGGTGGGAGGACAGAAGATGCTGGGGTCACTGTGACTTTGGGGCAGCCATGCATTAATCACTGTccctggttttgtgtgtgtgtgtggctggatTGTCCCAGTGCTGTCCCACAGTTGTACCTGGGGAATCTCATATAAAGGGGCTCCAGCCCTAGGCCTGCAGCAGTCAGACCACAGAGATGGGGAAGCTGCTACTGTGGGTTGGTGAGTGTGGTGGGTCCCACCCCTCAAATGTCTCTTAGTTCAGGAGGTGCTGGGCTTCATCAGCTTATTGTCTCTGTGGTACCCAAGAAGCATCCTGGGCCTCAGGGGCCTGGATTAGGTAGAGGTGGACAGGACAGAGTGAAAGGAGAAGTGATCAGAACAATGGTTCTCACTGGCTGCAATTAAGTGTTTTTATGCCTGGCCTCCACTTCAGACCCATTGATCAGAATGTCGGTGGGAGGAGCCAGGAAATCACTATGTTTACATACCTTCCAAGGTTGAGAACCACCGGCCCGGAACCTTTGCTGGGACTTCTCAGTGTCATGGTCATCCCAAAGCCTGTGTGTCTACATGTAGGGTATATTGGAGTGGAAAGGAGCTTAGATAGATCTGGCTTCACCCACTCAGtgtagagaagaggaaggaggaaagggtgtgtgtgtctgcatttgTGGGAACTGGAGGGTGagctgaggtgtgtgtgtgaatctgcaTGTGTTTCTTCCTTCGTCTCCTGCAGGGCTGCTCCTTGTGCTGAAACACCATGATGGTGAGGAAACGTCCTCTCCAGAGCCGGGGAGAGTGTCCACTGAGAACTGCTCCAAGTCCAGTGTCCCCTGTGCCCGCCTTGGCTCTGCGTCGAGGATCATTGACCCAAATTGGCTCAACGGCGGATTCTCAGTCACTGTTGGGTCTTCTCTGTGCCAGGATCCATACTCTTGGATCCATTCTGACCAGGGTTTCAGGAGGTGTTCTTTCCCCGGGGGACCCCAGCAGTGGGGGAAGGACCTGCCCTCCTTGTAGCTctggagtgtgtatgtgtgagggaGCAGTTACAGTAGCCTAGCCTCTCAGGCAGTGTCAACACTGCTCTGTGGATGCTGAGCTCCATCCCCACTTGGTTTCTATCAATAATGTCTGCTGTCCCCTGCCAGGTGCTGCCCACAAGCTGGTGTGTTATTTCACCAACTGGGCATTCAGTCGGCCCGGCCCTGCCTCAATCCTGCCCCGGGATCTGGACCCGTTTCTCTGCACCCACCTGGTATTTGCTTTTGCCTCTATGAATAACAACCAGATTGTTCCTAAGGATCCCCTGGATGAGAAAATCCTCTACCCAGAGTTCAACAAGCTCAAGGAGAGGTGTGTTCACTGTGTCTGTGGGGCTGTATTTTACAGGTAAAGAGGAGTAAGTCTTTTCTTCTGTTAGTCGTCACCTTTCCTCTGATCCTTGGGTCCCTCCTTCTGTCAAGGGCTCTCTGTAGTGTTCCTGCTCTGGGAGTTCCCCGTTGATCAGCACTTTGAGCTCGTCCTTGCCTCCCTGCCCCTGTGGCTGCTGTGCCCCTGCCTAGGATatgctcctctctcttctctgccttgCACCCCAACTCACCCTTCAAGCCCAGTGCTCAGGATTCTATTTTCAAATGCTTTGGAGAGAGCTGCATCTCACAAAAGCTTCACAAGTGCTAGTGTTTCATTATCATTTGTCACCTGCAAATGAACCCCAAGGGAAGGGCTGGTGTCTATGGTCTTTGTATACCAGTGGCTGGGTCAGCGCCCAGCAGAGAGCTGGTGCTCAGTGTTCTCTCTCCAGGCTTCCTGGGCTGTCCTCTGTGGGGAGTGGTCTGTCGCTGTGTGCATGGTTGTAGAAGGGCAGAGAAAATCCATGTCACTAGAGCACAGCCTCCAGAGAGGAGAGCAGGGAGCTTGTCCATCTGTTCACTGCTGTGTTTCAAGCACCTAAAGCAGTCAGAGGCACATATTaattgctcagtaaatgtttgttgaccaAAAAAGTGAGTGAAGAGAAAATTTAggctgccttttcttttcctgggaaTGTCATGGGAGTGGGGAGTTTGGGGGGCTTAGACAGCCTGGGATCCTGGGTGTGATGATCTATATGTGGACTGGTTGCTGTCTCTTTTATCCTTCTTCCCCATCTTGGGCTCCACTTCTTTCTCCCTTAGGTTACTCCACCCGCTGcctcctttccctccccctcctcccatctccactACTTCCCACTGTTCCCCAAATGACTGAATGAGAATCCAGCTCACCGACTCTGTCCCTCCTCACAGTAACAGAGGGCTGAAAACGCTGCTGTCCATTGGGGGGTGGAACTTCGGCACCTCGAGGTGAGTCTGTGCTATTGGGTCTTCTCTCTGGGGTAGGGTTGAGGTGATGGGTCAGGGGAGCAGGCCAGCTTTACACTCATTATCTCATGATTGCTAGGAGAAAGGATTACAAAGTGGCTGTTTGCATTCCAAATTTGTAGGAAAAAAGCATGAATGAGAGCTTTGGTAACTTACTGTATTTCACCCAGGTGTTCCTGAGAGATGATCAGCTAGGGATGATGATCAGGTAATGGAACCAAGCCTGCTAAAGTCTGAATCTGGTTAATCATTGCATGTAGGACTAGCCCCAAATTACTTAAAGTTCAGCTTTACTATTCTAAAGATTTTCCAATAATGTCTTCACTATGGAAgagaaaatactagaaaaaatGGAGAATAAACAGCTAATAAACAGAATAGCAAAGACTCTAGAACCCCTGGTCAGAGCCTGGCCCTCTTGTGCCATGTTATGAGGCCCATTAGCTCAGAGATCTTTCTGGAAATGCTGGCCTTTTTCTCATGTTCCCTCCCCTTATCTGTTTAGACAAAGAGTCAGTGCCTGGCCAGGGGTGAACATTTCAAAGGCAGAGCTGTTCTGAGCCACTGTCTCCACCCCAGGCTGAGTGTTGCTTCCATCTGGCAGGGGCAGGTGTGGTTTGCAAATCCTCCCTGGAGCCTGAAGTCCAGGGCTGGGAAGGGACTTAAGAAGGTTTGAGAGTTTTAAAGTTCCACCTTCCTTTCCTCAGTCACATATGAACCAAAGAGCCTTGCAGGGGAGTGGTTGGGGGGAGCACGGTTATGCAGAAAGCACTCCTGGCCTCGGCCCTGGTCCCCCTGCAGGTTCACCACGATGCTGTCCACGTTTTCCAACCAGGAAAGGTTCGTCAGTTCAGTGATCGCCCTCCTGAGGACACATGGCTTTGATGGTCTGGACCTCTTCTTCTTGTACCCTGGACTCAGAGGCAGCCCTGCGCGTGACCGCTGGACCTTTCTCTCCTTACTTGAAGTAAGgccagctttgttgttgttgtccagtggctaagtcatgtgcaactcttttgccaccccatggagttgctggcttccctgtgcttcatgATGAAAAggccagcatgctgctgctgctgctgctaagtcacttcagtcatgtccgactctgtgcgaccccatagatggcagcccatgaggcttccctgcccctgggattctccaggcaagaacactggagtgggttgccatttccttctccagtgcatgaaagtgaaaagtgaaagtgaagtcgctccgtcgtgtccgacccttagcgaccccatggactgcagcctaccaggctcctctgccatggggttctccaggcaagagtaccagagtggggtgccatggccttctccaaaaGGCCAGCATGGCAGCTCCCAAATCCAAAAGTGATTCTGTTTTGACCATGTCTGGGCTCCAGGCACAGGAGGAGCctagggctgggggcagggcaggagagTGGTCACAGAAGGTTCTTTTACTGCTGTCATCTGCAGGTGTGGACAGAGGCTACTGAGCAGGGGCCCTGTGGAGGTCTTTCCCTCCATCACCACTGGCCTGGCCCCAGCCCTCCAGCCTGAGTGACACTTTCTCCATGCATCTGCTGGACTCCCTCAGGCAGGCTGTCTGAATTCTGCTCCTGGGCCTGCAGCCAGCCTTCTGCCCAATGCCTTACTGCACTGGCTTACATCCTCCTTTCTTGGGAACCTGTGGGCAGGgcctgtgtctgactctcctgGCTCCAGGGGCTCTGTTATTGCGGAAGATTGTTTCCTGGATGACTCCTGCTTTCCCCAACTCGACTCTACTTTGTCCATTTCTCTCATCTGCCTCTCTCTTCCCAGGAGCTCCTGCAGGCCTTCAAGAATGAGGCCCAGCTCACCATGCGTCCAAGGCTACTGCTGTCTGCTGCCGTCTCTGGGGACCCCCATGTCGTCCAGAAAGCATATGATGCACACCTTCTGGGCAGGTGAGTGGGTGCTCCTCACCTGGTGAGGGGGGCACTGGAGGGAAGAAGGCATCTTGGGCTCAGAACCCAGAGGTGCCCAGCACTGTCCTGGAGCTTTGACTTCCTGCCCTGCTGTGAGAGCACCTGTGGGAAGTGGGCTAAGCACGAATGTAGGTGGGGACAAGGATTATTCCTTATAGCCTGGACTTTCCTGAGGAGATCAGAGGGGAGTAATGGAGCATCTGGCCACACCACAGCATCCCTTTGGGTAGGTATCAGCATCGTCCATAGCTGGGCCTCAAGGAGTGAATCCAGGGGCTTGACCTCTGTTCTGCTGGAGTCCCCTGTGGGTGTGTACTGGGTGCCAGAGGGCTGGCATCAGAGACATGGGTGAGTTACCAACTACTGCCTCTGAAACAAAAATAGGAATGCCCAGTCAGGGCCCATTTTCAGAGCAGAGGTCTTCATGCCAAAGTCACAAAACCAGACGGAGGGAGCTCATATCTCTCTGGGCATGCCAGTTCTGGACTAATTCTATCAAAGTTCAAGAATCAAGTGTTTCCTGATGTTAAAAGTGAGGCAGATGCAACATACCTGAGATGATGCTATTGCTGTGTGTGATGACACTTAGGGAGAGTGGGTTCCGTGTGTCAGGAGAGAGGTGAGAGATCCAGTGAGCTGAGTTGGCTAGTGTTGGTCTTATAGCCAGGCAGGATTGAGGACTCCACCTTCATCCAGCTGGGTCACCTTAGCCAAATTAGGTAACTGCGTGAgtttcaattttttcattttaaaatggggaCAATTATGGTAATTAGGACATTAACcagattaaaattaaattagataatccATGTTAACCTCTACACTGTGACTTGGTAAGGCTCAATTACACTTCACCATCTGGAAAgctttctggaagagatgggttTCACCGGTTCCTCAAACAGTAGAAAGATGGATGCACTTTTATGCTGTCTGATTACACATGTCATTTATTCAGACCTCTGCTACACTTATATCAGCCTGAATGCCTTTGTTTCCTGTTCTGATCCCATCCACTCCCTTGGATACTCTCCGGAGGGCATAGGTCCTGACACACCACTGTCCCTCACCAGCTGTGTGTTCCAGGGCAGGCTCTCACAAGCAGGGCATGGCTCAGGCAGTCCCTAGCCCCCATCTCAGTAGGCAGAGATGGCAGGGGTGTTGGGTGGCCGACATTCAGCTAGTTAGCTAGTTGGTGTTGTGAAAGTCTAGCTAGCATGATCTTCATACCTCCTCTTCTTGCCCCTTACAGACTCCTGGATTTCATCAGCATCTTGTCTTACGACTTACATGGAAGCTGGGAAAAGGTCACAGGACACAATAGccctctgttctctctgcctggagacCCCAAATCTTCGGTAAGAAAAGGAAAGCTGTCAGGCAGCCCAGACATGCACCCCTGAGCCAGGCCAGTGGCTCTTGGTAACAAGGAGGGGTTGTGTTCTTCCTCCCTGCAGGCATATGCCATGAATTACTGGCGACAGCTTGGGGTCCCCCCTGAGAAGCTCCTCATGGGGCTCCCCACCTATGGACGTACTTTTCACCTCCTCAAAGCCTCACAGAATGAGCTGAGGGCACAAGCTGTGGGACCAGCATCTCCAGGGAAGTACACCAAGCAAGCTGGCTTCTTGGCTTATTATGAGGTGACGGGAACGGGAACCTCTGTCTGTGAACCTCTGTCTGTGAGTTAGGGCTCCCCGACCCGAGCCCAGGGCCAAAGTAGGGACAAGGGACCAAGGCAAGACTGAGGGCTAGAGACAGGACAAGGAGGTGGTTTGCTGTGGTAAGGGACATCCAGTCTCTGggatattctcttttcttttggggAAGTTATTTGAACCCTTTGTAAGAGGTGAGGGACTAGGTGAAGTCTGAATGGAGGGGGGCAGATATTTCACTCCTTAGAAGattcttaaataatatttaagtcAATCCTGAATTACTATATGGCctaaataaacataattaatatttgaaagatatatatatatattttcaaaagttcaaatattttcaaaagtaagaGAATAGTATAGCATCCTCTCATTCCCTGAAAAAGCCATGGACCCAGGGCAGATATTTCACCCCTTAGAAgattcttcggagaaggcaatggcaccccagtccagtactcttgcctggaaaatcccatggatggaagagcctggtaggctgcagtccatggggtcgctaagggtcagacatgactgagcaactttactttcacttttcactttcatgcattggagaaggaaatggcaacccactccagtgttcttgtctggagaatcccagggatgggggagcctggtgggctgccgtctatggggccacacagagttggacacgactgaagtgacttagcagtagcggaAGATTCTTAAATGGCAGTTAAGTCAATCCTCACTTACTATATGTCctaaataaacataattaataTTTACCATATGTATATAATCAGACATATGCAAACGTAAAAGAATAGTATAACGTCCTCTCACTCCCTGATGCCCAAATGCCCTTCACCCAGCTTCAGTCATTAACCACTCATGGccagtcttttttttctctgctccTGACTCCTTCCTTCTCACTAGTCAATTATTTTGAGACAATTCTATGACATCCCCCATCACAGATTCTTTCTCCTCTACCTCGATTCCATGCCCGAATCCCCGTCTCAACAAAGCTTGCTGTTGAGTAGGGGGAAGAGACATGGATCCAAGGGAATGtggaacacaagagaagacagtAAGAGGCACCAAGTGCATGACTGTAGGGTGTGGAGTTGGTGGATTTTGAGCAGAACTATGAAGCACAGTAAAATCCTGTTGGGTGGGCAGGACCTCCTAGGCAAAGAACAGCAGGCACCAGAGGGAGAGTTGCATCTTTGCCTGAGGTGGTAATGGGGATGCTGGTGTCTCTCCAATCTCTGCACTGTGCCTGCTCCTGGAGATGTTTCCCTGCTAATCCATTGAAGCCTGATTATGAGTGATGACATAGTCAAGGGAGTGTAATGTTAATGAGGTTTTGATAACACCTTTaatgaacaaaaaaataataacttccaTATTAGCTTCTGCAGCCCAAATGGAACATTTCTATATCTTTGCAGCATACCGTCTCCAGCACAGTGTTGGGTACCCAGTCTACAGTCAGTGGTTTTTTGATGTAGTAACCTAGTTCTCCCTGCCTTCCATGTCTTTACATTTATTATAGATTCAAAAATTAGTTTGATAAATACCTGGATGGATCAGTTTACGTTGGTTTAATGAGCAAAGGAGATACTTGTTTATGAAGAGTCTTTGAGAAAGGTACAGGTTTGGTCTAGACTCAGGTTTGTTATGTAGTAGTTTGGTATTGACATTATTTACAAAGTCTAGTTTGATTTCTTAAAGGCTGCCACTCACTCCTTGGTTCTCTACTTGTTTATCCACCATGGATATTAGAGAAAGGAATAAGCAATAGTAAGAATTTATCCAAAAT
This region includes:
- the LOC102264798 gene encoding oviduct-specific glycoprotein-like isoform X2, giving the protein MGKLLLWVGLLLVLKHHDGAAHKLVCYFTNWAFSRPGPASILPRDLDPFLCTHLVFAFASMNNNQIVPKDPLDEKILYPEFNKLKESNRGLKTLLSIGGWNFGTSRFTTMLSTFSNQERFVSSVIALLRTHGFDGLDLFFLYPGLRGSPARDRWTFLSLLEELLQAFKNEAQLTMRPRLLLSAAVSGDPHVVQKAYDAHLLGRLLDFISILSYDLHGSWEKVTGHNSPLFSLPGDPKSSAYAMNYWRQLGVPPEKLLMGLPTYGRTFHLLKASQNELRAQAVGPASPGKYTKQAGFLAYYEICSFIEGMNKHWIDDQYVPYAFKGKEWVGYDDAISFSYKAFFIKREHFGGAMVWTLDLDDVTGAFCGTGPFPLVYTLNYLLVKDEFSSTPSPKLWFSTAVNSSIGPEIPTMTRDLTTSLGILPPGGEAVATETKGKSATMATTPQSEIMTPTRTPMTFERHTAAPEGKTESPGEKPVLPVGHLVGSPGGIAVDPVHLQIGQKVTPPGRKAGVPEKVTTPSGKMTVTPDGRAETLERRL
- the LOC102264798 gene encoding oviduct-specific glycoprotein-like isoform X1, translating into MMVRKRPLQSRGECPLRTAPSPVSPVPALALRRGSLTQIGSTADSQSLLGLLCARIHTLGSILTRVSGGVLSPGDPSSGGRTCPPCSSGVCAAHKLVCYFTNWAFSRPGPASILPRDLDPFLCTHLVFAFASMNNNQIVPKDPLDEKILYPEFNKLKESNRGLKTLLSIGGWNFGTSRFTTMLSTFSNQERFVSSVIALLRTHGFDGLDLFFLYPGLRGSPARDRWTFLSLLEELLQAFKNEAQLTMRPRLLLSAAVSGDPHVVQKAYDAHLLGRLLDFISILSYDLHGSWEKVTGHNSPLFSLPGDPKSSAYAMNYWRQLGVPPEKLLMGLPTYGRTFHLLKASQNELRAQAVGPASPGKYTKQAGFLAYYEICSFIEGMNKHWIDDQYVPYAFKGKEWVGYDDAISFSYKAFFIKREHFGGAMVWTLDLDDVTGAFCGTGPFPLVYTLNYLLVKDEFSSTPSPKLWFSTAVNSSIGPEIPTMTRDLTTSLGILPPGGEAVATETKGKSATMATTPQSEIMTPTRTPMTFERHTAAPEGKTESPGEKPVLPVGHLVGSPGGIAVDPVHLQIGQKVTPPGRKAGVPEKVTTPSGKMTVTPDGRAETLERRL